Proteins from a genomic interval of Lelliottia amnigena:
- the cytR_2 gene encoding DNA-binding transcriptional regulator CytR, producing MKSRKEVAPATMKDVAQKAKVSTATVSRALMNPDKVSQTTRNRVEQAALEVGYLPQAMGRNLKRNESRTILVIVPDICDPFFSEIIRGIEVTAAAQGYLVLIGDCAHQNQQEKTFIDLIITKQIDGMLLLGSRLPFDASIEEQRNLPPMVMANEFAPELKLPTVHIDNLTAAFNAVNYLQDLGHKRIGCIAGPEEMPLCHYRLQGYVQALRRAGVTVDPHYIARGDFTLEAGGLALEQLLAQPVPPTAVFCHSDVMAMGALSYAKRRGLRVPQDLSIIGFDNISLSEFCDPPLSTVAQPRYDIGREAMLLLLDQLHGQTVSSGSRLLDCELIIRGSTQALT from the coding sequence TTGAAGTCCAGGAAAGAGGTTGCCCCGGCGACCATGAAAGACGTTGCCCAGAAAGCCAAAGTGTCCACGGCAACGGTGTCCCGCGCGTTAATGAACCCGGATAAAGTCTCTCAGACGACGCGTAATCGCGTCGAGCAGGCGGCGCTGGAAGTGGGCTATTTACCTCAGGCGATGGGCCGTAACCTCAAGCGTAACGAATCGCGGACCATCCTGGTAATTGTGCCGGACATTTGCGATCCCTTCTTCAGCGAAATCATTCGCGGCATCGAAGTGACGGCCGCCGCACAGGGTTATCTGGTGCTGATCGGCGATTGCGCGCATCAGAATCAGCAAGAAAAAACCTTTATCGACCTCATCATCACCAAGCAGATCGACGGTATGCTGCTGCTCGGGTCGCGTTTGCCGTTTGATGCCAGCATTGAAGAGCAACGCAACCTGCCGCCTATGGTGATGGCGAATGAATTTGCACCTGAGCTTAAACTGCCGACGGTCCATATTGATAATCTGACCGCCGCGTTTAACGCCGTGAACTATCTTCAGGATTTGGGGCATAAGCGCATTGGCTGTATCGCCGGGCCAGAAGAGATGCCGCTGTGCCATTATCGCCTGCAGGGCTACGTTCAGGCATTGCGCCGCGCAGGCGTGACGGTCGATCCGCATTACATCGCGCGCGGTGATTTCACGCTTGAAGCCGGAGGCCTGGCGCTCGAGCAATTACTGGCGCAGCCTGTGCCGCCAACGGCCGTTTTCTGCCACAGCGACGTGATGGCGATGGGCGCGTTGTCGTATGCCAAACGTCGGGGCCTGCGCGTGCCGCAAGATTTGTCGATTATCGGGTTCGATAATATTTCCCTTTCCGAGTTTTGCGATCCTCCCCTCTCGACCGTCGCGCAACCGCGCTATGATATTGGACGCGAGGCCATGCTGTTGCTGCTTGATCAACTGCATGGGCAAACCGTCAGCAGCGGCTCGCGGTTACTGGATTGCGAACTTATTATTCGGGGCTCTACACAGGCGCTTACTTAA
- the menA_1 gene encoding 1,4-dihydroxy-2-naphthoate octaprenyltransferase has protein sequence MTDISRTQAWLESLRPKTLPLAFAAIVVGTTLAWWQGHFDPLVAGLALITAGLLQILSNLANDYGDAVKGSDKPDRIGPLRGMQKGVITQAQMKRALIITVVLICLSGLALVSVACKTTADFIGFMVLGLLAIVAAITYTVGTRPYGYIGLGDISVLVFFGWLSVMGSWYLQAHTLIPALFLPATACGLLAAAVLNINNLRDIESDRQNGKKHPGGAVRPGQRPSLSRWPADGRADLSGAV, from the coding sequence ATGACTGATATCAGCCGTACTCAGGCGTGGCTCGAGAGCCTGCGTCCTAAGACATTACCTCTGGCCTTTGCCGCTATCGTCGTTGGCACCACGCTTGCCTGGTGGCAGGGTCATTTCGATCCGCTGGTTGCCGGTCTGGCGCTCATTACCGCGGGCCTGCTGCAAATCCTCTCTAACCTCGCGAACGACTACGGCGATGCGGTCAAGGGCAGCGACAAACCCGATCGTATTGGGCCGCTGCGCGGCATGCAGAAAGGGGTGATTACTCAGGCGCAGATGAAACGTGCGCTGATAATCACCGTGGTGCTCATCTGTCTTTCAGGCCTGGCGCTGGTGTCGGTGGCGTGCAAAACGACGGCCGATTTCATCGGATTTATGGTGTTGGGGCTTTTGGCGATTGTTGCCGCGATTACCTATACCGTCGGCACGCGCCCTTATGGTTATATCGGTCTGGGTGATATTTCCGTGCTGGTTTTCTTCGGCTGGCTGAGCGTGATGGGCAGTTGGTATTTGCAGGCGCATACGCTGATTCCAGCACTATTCTTGCCCGCTACTGCCTGCGGATTACTGGCCGCTGCGGTTCTCAATATCAATAATCTGCGTGATATCGAAAGTGACCGTCAGAACGGAAAAAAACACCCTGGCGGTGCGGTTAGGCCCGGTCAACGCCCGTCGCTATCACGCTGGCCTGCTGATGGGCGCGCTGATCTGTCTGGCGCTGTTTAA
- the menA_2 gene encoding 1,4-dihydroxy-2-naphthoate octaprenyltransferase, whose amino-acid sequence MGALICLALFNLLSLHSLWGWLFVLAAPLLVKQARFVIRELNPSAMPPMLERTVKGALLTNLLFVLGIILSQTLS is encoded by the coding sequence ATGGGCGCGCTGATCTGTCTGGCGCTGTTTAATCTGCTTTCACTGCATAGTCTCTGGGGCTGGCTGTTTGTTCTGGCCGCGCCGCTGTTAGTCAAACAGGCACGTTTCGTGATTCGCGAGCTCAACCCCTCAGCGATGCCGCCCATGCTCGAACGTACGGTAAAAGGAGCATTGTTAACTAACCTCTTGTTCGTACTTGGGATTATTCTGAGCCAGACGCTGAGTTAA
- the ftsN gene encoding essential cell division protein FtsN, translating to MHKYSETIVAQRDYVRRGQPAPSRRKKSTSRSKKSNLPSVSPAMVAIAAAVLVAFIGGLYFITHHKKEESEALQGNKVAGNGLPPKPEERWRYIKELESRQPGVRAPTEPSAGGEVKNADQLTNEQRQLLAQMQADMRQQPTQLTEVPWNEQTPQQRQQTLQRQRQAQQQVQQQQLTQTQPVQQPRTQPRVTEQPYQQPQQQTRTVQTQPAQQPRQAPVQQQKQTASAQPYQDLLQTPAHNTAQQPKAQPQQSAPVTQQTEAPKQTAEKKDDRRWMVQCGSFKGADQAETVRAQLAFEGFDSRVTTNGGWNRVVIGPVKGKENADGTISRLKIAGHTNCIRLASGG from the coding sequence ATGCATAAATACAGCGAAACGATAGTGGCACAACGAGATTATGTACGTCGCGGCCAGCCGGCACCTTCGCGACGCAAAAAGAGCACCTCACGGAGCAAGAAAAGTAACCTGCCCTCCGTCTCGCCCGCTATGGTCGCGATAGCCGCGGCTGTGCTCGTGGCCTTTATCGGCGGTTTATACTTTATTACTCACCACAAAAAAGAAGAGTCTGAAGCGCTTCAGGGCAACAAAGTGGCCGGTAATGGCCTGCCGCCAAAACCTGAAGAGCGTTGGCGCTATATCAAAGAGCTGGAAAGCCGCCAGCCAGGCGTGCGTGCGCCGACGGAGCCTTCTGCCGGTGGTGAAGTGAAAAATGCCGATCAGCTTACGAATGAGCAACGCCAGCTTCTGGCGCAGATGCAGGCCGATATGCGTCAGCAGCCAACGCAGCTGACCGAAGTCCCGTGGAACGAACAAACGCCACAGCAGCGCCAGCAAACGCTGCAACGCCAGCGTCAGGCACAGCAACAAGTTCAGCAACAGCAGTTGACGCAAACGCAGCCGGTACAGCAACCACGCACGCAGCCGCGTGTGACCGAACAACCGTATCAGCAGCCGCAGCAGCAAACGCGTACCGTGCAGACTCAGCCTGCCCAGCAGCCGCGCCAGGCACCGGTGCAACAGCAGAAACAAACTGCATCAGCGCAGCCGTATCAGGATCTGCTGCAAACGCCAGCGCATAACACCGCGCAGCAGCCGAAAGCGCAGCCACAGCAGAGCGCACCGGTTACGCAGCAAACTGAAGCGCCGAAACAAACGGCCGAGAAGAAAGACGATCGTCGCTGGATGGTTCAGTGCGGATCGTTCAAAGGTGCAGACCAGGCAGAAACCGTGCGCGCGCAGTTGGCCTTCGAAGGTTTTGATTCACGCGTGACCACCAACGGTGGCTGGAATCGCGTTGTGATCGGCCCGGTGAAGGGTAAAGAAAATGCAGACGGCACCATTAGCCGCTTGAAAATTGCCGGCCACACAAACTGCATTCGACTCGCCTCCGGGGGTTGA
- the hslU gene encoding ATP-dependent hsl protease ATP-binding subunit HslU: protein MSEMTPREIVSELNKHIIGQDNAKRSVAIALRNRWRRMQLDEELRHEVTPKNILMIGPTGVGKTEIARRLAKLANAPFIKVEATKFTEVGYVGKEVDSIIRDLADSAMKMVRVQAIEKNRYRAEEMAEERILDVLIPPAKNNWGQNEQPQEPSAARQAFRKKLREGELDDKEIEIDLAAAPMGVEIMSPPGMEEMTSQLQSMFQNLGGQKQKPRKLKIKDAMKLLIEEEAAKLVNPEELKQDAIDAVEQHGIVFIDEIDKICKRGESNGPDVSREGVQRDLLPLVEGCTVSTKHGMVKTDHILFIASGAFQVAKPSDLIPELQGRLPIRVELQALTTDDFERILTEPNASITVQYKALMATEGVTIEFTEDGIKRIAQAAWQVNETTENIGARRLHTVLERLVEDISYEASDLNGQSITIDADYVRKHLDALVADEDLSRFIL from the coding sequence ATGTCTGAAATGACCCCACGCGAAATTGTCAGCGAGCTGAACAAACACATTATCGGCCAGGACAACGCCAAGCGTTCCGTGGCAATCGCCCTGCGTAACCGCTGGCGTCGTATGCAGCTTGATGAAGAGCTGCGCCACGAAGTGACCCCAAAAAATATTCTGATGATCGGCCCGACCGGCGTCGGTAAAACCGAAATCGCCCGTCGTCTGGCTAAGCTGGCTAACGCGCCGTTCATCAAAGTTGAAGCCACCAAGTTCACTGAAGTGGGCTACGTCGGTAAAGAAGTGGACTCTATCATCCGCGATCTGGCCGATTCAGCGATGAAAATGGTGCGTGTGCAAGCCATCGAGAAAAACCGCTATCGCGCGGAAGAAATGGCCGAAGAACGCATTCTCGACGTGCTGATCCCACCGGCAAAAAACAACTGGGGTCAGAATGAACAACCTCAGGAGCCGTCCGCCGCGCGTCAGGCATTCCGCAAAAAACTGCGTGAAGGCGAACTGGACGACAAAGAGATTGAAATCGATCTCGCTGCAGCGCCAATGGGTGTTGAAATCATGTCTCCTCCGGGCATGGAAGAGATGACCAGCCAGCTGCAGTCGATGTTCCAGAATCTGGGCGGCCAGAAGCAAAAGCCGCGCAAGCTGAAAATCAAAGATGCAATGAAGCTGCTGATTGAAGAAGAAGCGGCCAAACTGGTGAATCCAGAAGAGCTGAAACAGGACGCAATCGACGCGGTTGAGCAGCACGGTATCGTGTTTATCGATGAAATCGACAAGATCTGTAAGCGCGGTGAATCAAACGGTCCGGACGTGTCTCGCGAAGGCGTTCAGCGCGATCTGTTGCCGCTGGTCGAGGGCTGTACCGTTTCGACCAAGCACGGCATGGTCAAAACCGATCACATTCTGTTTATCGCATCTGGCGCATTCCAGGTGGCTAAGCCTTCCGATCTCATTCCGGAATTGCAGGGTCGTCTGCCGATTCGCGTAGAGTTGCAGGCGCTGACCACCGACGATTTTGAGCGCATTCTGACTGAGCCAAATGCCTCCATCACCGTGCAGTATAAAGCGCTGATGGCGACCGAAGGCGTGACCATTGAATTCACCGAAGACGGTATCAAGCGTATCGCGCAGGCTGCATGGCAGGTTAACGAAACCACCGAAAACATCGGTGCGCGTCGTTTACACACCGTGCTGGAACGTCTGGTCGAAGATATCTCTTATGAAGCCAGCGATCTGAACGGCCAGAGTATTACCATTGACGCAGATTATGTGCGTAAACATCTGGATGCGTTAGTGGCAGATGAAGATCTAAGCCGTTTTATCTTATAA
- the hslV gene encoding ATP-dependent protease peptidase subunit — protein MTTIVSVRRNGHVVIAGDGQATLGNTVMKGNVKKVRRLYNDKVIAGFAGGTADAFTLFELFERKLEMHQGHLVKAAVELAKDWRTDRMLRKLEALLAVADENASLIITGNGDVIQPENDLIAIGSGGPYAQAAARALLENTELGAREIAEKALGIAGDICIYTNHFHTIEELTSKA, from the coding sequence GTGACAACAATAGTAAGTGTACGCCGTAACGGCCATGTGGTAATCGCCGGTGATGGCCAGGCCACGCTGGGTAATACCGTCATGAAAGGCAACGTGAAAAAAGTGCGCCGCCTGTATAACGACAAAGTGATCGCCGGTTTTGCGGGCGGTACCGCTGACGCCTTCACGCTCTTCGAACTGTTTGAACGCAAGCTTGAAATGCACCAGGGCCACCTGGTCAAAGCGGCCGTTGAGCTGGCGAAAGACTGGCGCACCGACCGCATGCTGCGCAAGCTCGAAGCGCTGCTGGCCGTCGCGGATGAAAACGCCTCTCTGATTATCACCGGGAACGGTGACGTCATTCAGCCAGAAAATGATTTGATTGCTATCGGCTCCGGCGGTCCTTACGCCCAGGCCGCTGCGCGTGCTTTGCTTGAAAATACTGAGCTGGGCGCCCGCGAAATTGCCGAGAAGGCGTTGGGAATTGCAGGTGATATCTGCATTTACACCAACCACTTCCATACCATCGAAGAATTGACCTCCAAAGCGTAA